In Archocentrus centrarchus isolate MPI-CPG fArcCen1 chromosome 24, fArcCen1, whole genome shotgun sequence, one DNA window encodes the following:
- the scml4 gene encoding sex comb on midleg-like protein 4 isoform X1: MSTLSASSEMQTSTLDPQFIAGPQGKVPGRKRGRPPVRKLEFQSHYVETLSPLKVPKKRGRKPGFKLKPRMVMSPLANSPPSSTPEPEMGSIPQDAAIVPHSATPQVLTAETPLADDFICDPPVDSRRYAIDPSDSAFSVTSQYQTKQSYSYRGSSCSTTAGMCRQASSPGSHQEGNRNAYSPMSDPGECKRPVGKDPSSWGVEDVVWFIKDADPQALGPHAEAFRKHEIDGDALLLLKSEMMMKYLGLKLGPALKLCYHIDRLKQSRL; the protein is encoded by the exons ATGAGCACCTTGTCCGCCAGCTCGGAGATGCAGACTTCCACTCTCGACCCCCAGTTCATAGCGGGGCCTCAAGGTAAGGTGCCTGGCAGGAAGAGAGGACGCCCTCCTGTCCGTAAGCTGGAGTTCCAGAGTCACTATGTTGAAACTCTGTCGCCCCTTAAGGTCCCGAAGAAAAGAGGCAGGAAACCTGGCTTTAAG TTGAAGCCCAGAATGGTGATGTCCCCTCTAGCCAACTCTCCTCCCAGCAGCACACCAGAGCCAGAGATGGGCTCCATCCCACAGGACGCTGCTATCGTCCCCCATTCGGCCACCCCACAGGTCCTGACAG CAGAGACGCCATTGGCTGATGATTTTATATGTGACCCACCGGTGGACTCGAGGCGCTATGCTATAGATCCCAGTGACTCTGCATTCAGCGTCACATCACAGTATCAGACTAAGCAGTCCTACAGTTACCGTGGCAGCAGTTGCTCTACTACAGCAGGCATGTGCAGACAAGCGTCAAGCCCAGGAAGTCATCAGGAAGGAAACAGAAATG CCTACAGCCCGATGTCAGACCCTGGAGAGTGCAAGCGTCCTGTTGGTAAGGACCCTTCCAGCTGGGGTGTAGAGGATGTGGTTTGGTTCATTAAAGATGCTGATCCCCAAGCTCTGGGACCCCATGCTGAAGCATTCAGGAAGCAC GAAATAGATGGAGATGCCCTACTGCTACTGAAAAgtgagatgatgatgaagtaTCTGGGATTGAAGCTGGGACCAGCGCTCAAACTGTGTTACCACATCGACAGGCTCAAACAGAGTCGGCTGTGA
- the scml4 gene encoding sex comb on midleg-like protein 4 isoform X2 translates to MSTLSASSEMQTSTLDPQFIAGPQGKVPGRKRGRPPVRKLEFQSHYVETLSPLKVPKKRGRKPGFKLKPRMVMSPLANSPPSSTPEPEMGSIPQDAAIVPHSATPQVLTETPLADDFICDPPVDSRRYAIDPSDSAFSVTSQYQTKQSYSYRGSSCSTTAGMCRQASSPGSHQEGNRNAYSPMSDPGECKRPVGKDPSSWGVEDVVWFIKDADPQALGPHAEAFRKHEIDGDALLLLKSEMMMKYLGLKLGPALKLCYHIDRLKQSRL, encoded by the exons ATGAGCACCTTGTCCGCCAGCTCGGAGATGCAGACTTCCACTCTCGACCCCCAGTTCATAGCGGGGCCTCAAGGTAAGGTGCCTGGCAGGAAGAGAGGACGCCCTCCTGTCCGTAAGCTGGAGTTCCAGAGTCACTATGTTGAAACTCTGTCGCCCCTTAAGGTCCCGAAGAAAAGAGGCAGGAAACCTGGCTTTAAG TTGAAGCCCAGAATGGTGATGTCCCCTCTAGCCAACTCTCCTCCCAGCAGCACACCAGAGCCAGAGATGGGCTCCATCCCACAGGACGCTGCTATCGTCCCCCATTCGGCCACCCCACAGGTCCTGACAG AGACGCCATTGGCTGATGATTTTATATGTGACCCACCGGTGGACTCGAGGCGCTATGCTATAGATCCCAGTGACTCTGCATTCAGCGTCACATCACAGTATCAGACTAAGCAGTCCTACAGTTACCGTGGCAGCAGTTGCTCTACTACAGCAGGCATGTGCAGACAAGCGTCAAGCCCAGGAAGTCATCAGGAAGGAAACAGAAATG CCTACAGCCCGATGTCAGACCCTGGAGAGTGCAAGCGTCCTGTTGGTAAGGACCCTTCCAGCTGGGGTGTAGAGGATGTGGTTTGGTTCATTAAAGATGCTGATCCCCAAGCTCTGGGACCCCATGCTGAAGCATTCAGGAAGCAC GAAATAGATGGAGATGCCCTACTGCTACTGAAAAgtgagatgatgatgaagtaTCTGGGATTGAAGCTGGGACCAGCGCTCAAACTGTGTTACCACATCGACAGGCTCAAACAGAGTCGGCTGTGA